GTTCACCACCAGCGTCGCCAATGCCTCGCCCTCGATGTCCTCGGCGACGATCAGCAGCGGCTTGCCCGATTCGGCGATCTTTTCCAGCATCGGCAGCAGGTCCGGCAACGAGCTGATCTTCTCTTGGTGCAGCAGGATCAGCGGGTCGTCGAGCACGGCCTCCTGTGCGTCGAAGTCGGTGACGAAGTACGCCGACAGGAAACCCTTGTCGAAGCCGACGCCCTCGGTGAACTCCAGCTCGGTGTTCAGCGTCGACGATTCTTCGACGCTGACGACGCCGTCGGTGCCGACCTTGCTCATCGCCTCGCCGACCAACTCACCGATCACCTCGTCGCGCGAGGAGACGGTCGCTACCTGCGCGATACCCTCCTTGCCCGACACCGGGATGGCCGCGGCCAGCAGCGCCTCGGACACCGCGTCGGCGGCCTTGCTGATGCCGGAGCCCAGCGAGATCGGGTTTGCACCCGCGGCGACCTGGCGCAGGCCGGCCTTGATCAGGGCTTGGGCCAGCACGGTCGCTGTGGTGGTGCCGTCGCCGGCGACGTCGTTGGTCTTGGTGGCCACCGACTTCACCAGCTGAGCACCCAGGTTCTCGAACGGGTCTTCCAGGTCGATCTCACGCGCGACGGTGACACCGTCGTTGGTGACGGTGGGCCCGCCGAACGCCTTGGCCAGCACCACGTGCCGGCCGCGCGGTCCCAGCGTGACGCGCACCGCGTCGGCGAGCTTGTTCACGCCCGCCTCGATGCCGCGACGCGCGGTTTCGTCGTACTCAATTAGCTTGCTCATCAGGCTCCTTTAAACGCATGCCGCCCCGGAAATCACCCGTGCTCGCGCACAGGGATCGCCGGGGCGGAACACGGTTCGTTACTTGGATACGACAGCCAGCACGTCGCGTGCCGACAGAATCAGGTATTCCTCGCCGCCGTACTTGATCTCGGTGCCGCCGTACTTGCTGTAGATGACGGTGTCACCCTCCGACACGTCAAGCGGGATCCGCTTGTCGCCGTCCTCGTCCCACCGGCCGGGGCCGACTGCGACGACGGTGCCTTCTTGCGGCTTCTCCTTGGCGGTGTCAGGAATGACCAGACCGGACGCGGTCGTGGTCTCGGCCTCGTTGGCCTGCACGAGGATCTTGTCCTCGAGTGGCTTGATCTTCACCTTCGCCACGATTGGAGCCCTCCACTATTTGGATCGGGTCCGGGACGCTCGCCCGGACTGGAGTTGGCGGTCGGCCCAGGGCTTGCCCGAACCGGCCAGTAACCAGATGTTTCGGCATTCGGCCGTGCCCTTGGGTCGTCGTCGCGGGTGCCGACACAGGGGATCGTCCGATTGCCACCTAGCACTCTATACATGAGAGTGCTAGCACTCAAGGCCACCCCGCTGCTTCCTACGGAATTACGCTCTGAGCTCAGCCCACCTGGCCTTTTACCACCGGCAGCCCCGGGTCGCTGGGTACGTCCAGCGGTGACGGAGCCGCACCCGCACCCACCAGGTGAGCAGCGAACGACGCGATCATCGCGCCGTTGTCGGTGCACAGCCGTGGCCTGGGGATACGCAGCGCCAGGCCCGCCTCGGCGCAGCGCGCGGTGGCCAGCTCCCGCAGCCGCGAGTTGGCGGCCACTCCCCCGGCGATCAGCAGCGTCTGCACGCCGAGCCCGGCGGCCGCGCGCACTGCCTTCATGGTCAGCACGTCGGCGACGGCTTCCTGGAATCCGGCGGCGATGTCGGCCTGAACCGCATCGGGGTTGCTTTCCACGTACCGCGCGACCGCGGTCTTGAGGCCGGAGAAGCTGAACGTGTGCGGGTCGTCTCGCGGGCCGGTCATGCCGCGCGGGAACGTGATGGCGTCGCGGTCGCCGGTGCGGGCCAGCTCGTCGAGGACCCGGCCGCCCGGATAGCCCAGACCCAGCAGGCGGGCCACCTTGTCGTAGGCCTCGCCCGCGGCGTCGTCGACGGTGCTGCCGAGTTCGCGGATCGGCTCGCCGAGCGACCGCACGTGCAGCAGATGCGTATGCCCGCCGGACACCAGCAATGCCACACACTCGGGCAGCGGCCCGTGCTCGTATACATCGGCGGCCAGGTGCCCGCCCAGGTGGTTCACCGCGTAGAACGGCACGCCCCACGCGGCCGAATACGCTTTGGCCGCAGCCACTCCCACCAGCAAGGCGCCGGCCAGCCCGGGTCCGATGGTCGCGGCGACGACGTCCGGCTTGTCCAGTTCGGCGGCGTCCAGCGCGCGACGCATGGCCGGTCCGAGCGCCTCCAGGTGGGCGCGGGAGGCGATTTCGGGGACCACACCGCCGAACCGGACGTGCTCGTCGACGCTGGAGGCCACCTCGTCGGCCAGCAGTGTGACCGTGCCGTCGGCGTCGAGCCGGGCGATGCCGACTCCTGTTTCGTCACAAGAGGTTTCGATGGCCAGGACGGTGGTCATAGTGCTTCCCGCCGCATCGTGTACGCGTCCGCGCCGCTGACTCGGTAGTAGCGCTTTCGCAGGCCGATCTGCACGAAACCCACGCTACGGTACAGCGCGATGGCCGCCTCGTTGTCGGTGCGGACCTCCAGGTAGACGACGCCACCGTCGGCGAACTCCAGCAACTCCCCAAGCAGCCGGCGGCCGATGCCCTGGCCCTGGTATTGCGGGTCGACGCCGATCGTGTGGACCTCGTATTCGAACGGCGGGGTGCGGCCCAACCTGGAGATGCCGGCGTAGCCGACGAGGATGCCGGCGGTACGCGCACCCACGTAATGGTTGTGGGCACTGGCTAATTCGCGGTGGAACGCGGCCGCGGGCCAGGGGTCGTCGCCGTCGAAGAGCTGGGCTTCCAGTTGCGCACACCGCTGCGCGTCGGCGCGGGTCAGCGCGCCGATCGTCACGGGTTCACTGCAGGCGGTCATCCCCGGACCGACTGGGGCTTGGCGTCGGGCCGGCGCAGATACAACGCCACCAGCGGCAATGGCGGCTGCGACCAGTCGGGAACCGCGGCGACCAGGCCGGCCGGAGTCGGATGGACGGGTTCGCAGACCGCAAGACCGAACAGCGCAGCGTGCGCGGGCGAGCCGGCGACCGCTGTCGCCGGTCCGGGGTCGACGTCGCCGGGCGCGTTGACCGCCGGGCCGGCCGTGCGGAACCCGTCGTTGTATCGGGCCCAGTAGACCTCGCGCCGCCGAGCATCGGTGACCACCAGGGTGTCGCCCGTGGTCAGCGCGCCGATGGCGTCCAAGCTGCAGACCCCCCGCACGGGGATATCCAGCGCATGGCCGTAGGCGGCGGCCGAAGCCATCCCGGCGCGCAGACCGGTGAAGGGGCCCGGGCCGCAGCCGACCACGACGGCGTCCAGGTCGGTCATCGCCAGCCCGGCTTCGGCCAGCGCGGCAAGGACATTCGGGGTAAGCCGTTCGGCGTGGGCGCGCGCGTCGACGGTGACCTGCTGGGCCAGCACCGTGCACTCGGCGCCGTCGCGGCGGACGACGCCGGCCGTCACCGCGGGGGTGGCGGTGTCCAGGGTCAAGATCAGGCTCACGGCCGGCCCCACTCCCACGTCGCGATCCGCACGTCGGATCCGCTGACCCGCTCCAGCCGGATGTCGAGATGCCGTTCGGAGAGGCGTTCGGCCAGGCCCTCGCCCCACTCCACCACGACGACCGCGTCCTCGAGATCGCTGTCGAGGTCCAGTGAATCGAGTTCCCCGAGCAGGTCCGCGCCCTGGTGGTCCAGCAGCCGGTAGACATCGACGTGAATCATCGTCGGCGCGCCGGCCCGCCGCGGCGGGTGCACGCGGGCCAACACGTACGTCGGCGAGGTGACCGGGCCGTCGACGTCCATCGCCTCCGCAATTCCCTTGGCCATCACGGTCTTTCCCGCGCCGAGCGGGCCGGACAGCACCACGACATCACCGGCGCGCAGCTGCTGTCCCAACCGCGACCCGAGCGCAATCGTGTCCTCGACGCGCTCGCAGGTCGCCGTGCCTGAACCGGATCTCAGCTCAGCCACGGCGCCGCAACCGCTGCCGAGTTCGCCGGTACCACAGGGTCATTCTGCCCGGAATGGCCCGATTGACCAGCCGGACCAATCCGTCGTTGATGGCCTCGGGCTTGTCCAACAGGGCCAGGTGACTGGCCCCGTTGACGATGACCAGCTCCGAGCGCGGCAGCGAGGCCGCCATCTTCCGCGAGTACTCGTCCGGCGTGATCAGATCGTGGTCGCCGCAAGCGATCAGGGTCGGGATCCGCAACAACGTCCACAGGCCGGCGGTTTCGTCGTGGGTTTCCAGCGCGTGCAGGAACCCCACCATCGTGGGGATCGGGGTGCCGTTCATCATCCGCTGGGAGAATGCGTCCAGACTGCGGCTGACATGCAGATCGCTGTAGGACGCGGCCCGCAAAATCGGGCCTATCAGCGAGCGCGACACATTGCGGCCGCGATGCATCAGCTTCGGCGCCGACCGTGCGGTGAACCGCAGTGCCTCCACCGCAGGGTTTTTCAGGATCTCACCCAGCGGCGAGCGGGTAACCCCTTCGGCGGCAGAGGAAATCAGCGCCGCACCGACGATGCGGCTACCGTAGAGGTTCGGGTATTGGCGGGCATGCGACAACACCGTCATGCCGCCCATCGAATGGCCGACCAACACGATCACCCCACGCGGCGCCACCTCGGTCAGGACGCTTTGCAGGTCCTGCCCCAGCTGGGTCAGCGTGTAGGTCTCGGGTGAGGCCGCGCCCGAGCGCCCATGCCCGCGCTGGTCGTAGAAGACCATGCGCACCCGCGGACCCCACTTCTCGGCGAGTCGCTTCCGCTGAAAGTAGAAGGCACCCATGCGCAGACAGAAGCCGTGCACGAAGACCATCGTCAGCGGAGCGTCCAGTGGGCCGACTTCGCGCACCGCCAAAGGCACGCCGTCGGGTGTGGTCACCACATAGCTGCGGTCGCTGTTGAGGCGTTCGAAATCCTCGTCGGCATACGGGTCCTCGGTGCGCGTGACGCGTTGCGTCATCGACCGGCGAACCGAAGCACCGACGATGGTGGCGACCGCAGTCAGCCCCGCCCCTCCCGCAAGCCAAGCCCCTCCCCTCAGGCGCCTGCGAGTTTGCTCATCGTCCAACGGTTTCGGCCTCGCGATAGGTCCTGGCGATGCGGCCCCGCGGACTGGTGACCACTTCGTAGTGGATGGTGCCAAGCAGATCGGCCCAATCCTGGGCGGTGGGTTCACCGTTGGCGCCGGGGCCGAACAGAATCGCCTCGTCACCTTCTGCCACGTCGACCGGTCCAGGACCGAGGTCGACGAGGAATTGGTCCATGCAGATCCGCCCGACGCCGGGGCGTCGCCGGCCATTGATCAGCACGTCGAGTCGCCCGCCCAGCGCCCGGAAGACACCGTCGGCGTAGCCGACCGGCATCAGCGCCACGGTCGTGTCGTGCGGCGCAATCCAGGTGTGGGCGTATGACACACCCTCGCCCGCACGGACCGACTTCACCAGTGCAACAGCGCATTTCACCGTCATGGCAGGAATCAGTCCCATGTCGCCGAGCTCGGGAACGGGACTCAGGCCGTACACCGCGATCCCGGGCCGCACCATATCGAAGGCCAGGTCGGGGCGAGACATCGTGGCCGAGGAGTTCGACAGGTGGGCAACCTCGAACCGCACGCCCTGATCGCGCGCGAACGCCAACATCTCGCGGAATCGTTGCGCCTGAACGTCATTGATGGGGTTGTCCGGCTGATCGGCGAACACCAGGTGCGACATCAGTCCCCGCAGGCAGAGTGCGCCGGCCGCGACGCCGGAGCCCAATGCCTGCAGCATCGCCGGGTATTCCGCGGCGGGCACGCCATTGCGGTTCAGCCCGGTGTCGACCTTGATGGTCACCGTCGCGGTGCGCCCCGTCCGGTCCGCCGCGTCGAGCACCTGGTCGAGCTGGCGCACCGACGACACGGCGATCTCGACGTCGGCGAGCAGCGCGGGACCGAAGTCGATGCCGGGCGGATGCAGCCAGGCAACCACCGGCGCGCAGATTCCGTCGGCCCGCAGCGCCAGGGCCTCGGCGACCGTGGCCACACCCAGTTCGGCGGCCCCGGCGGCGAGCACGGCCCGGGCGACCCGGATGGCGCCGTGGCCGTAGCCGTCGGCCTTCACGACGGCCATCACCCGGGCGGAACCGGCATGCTCACGCAGCACGCGCACGTTGTGTTCGATGGCACCGAGGTCCACCACGGCCTCAGCGAGGACGCCGGGGGTCAGGGATATCGGGGTAACGGCCACGGCCGCCATTGTCCCAGAAGTGCGCCAAGCGCCGTCGAGCGTCGACTTGTTGCGGAGGTTTCGGCCTGGTCGGCCCGACAAGTCGACGTTCGGCGCCAAGAATCAGTGCGCGAAGTGTTCGGCCCGGTAGTGGCCGCCGGGCTTGAGCTTGTCCAGCGACGCCAGCGCGCTGCGGGCATCGTCGTGCAGGGCCCGGGCCAGGTCGGCGGACAGTCCCTCGCGCACCACGACGCGCAGCACGGAGATGTCCGTGGCGTTGTCCGGCATGGTGTAGGCGGGCACCTGCCAGCCGTAGCCGCGCAGCTCGTGGGAGACGTCGAACTCGGTGTAGCCCAAACCGCGGGCCAGCCGGAAGCTGACGACCGGGATGGCCGAGCCGTCCGAGATCAGCTCGCAGTGGTCGCCGACGCGCAACTGCTCGCCCAACCACCGCGCGGTCGCCGACAGCGACTGCATGACCTGGGTGTAGCCCTCGCGGCCCAACCGCAGGAAGTTGTAGTACTGGCCGACGACCTGGTTGCCCGCCCGGGAGAAGTTCAGCGTGAACGTCGGCATGTCACCGCCCAGGTAGTTGACCCGGAAAATCAGGTCCTCGGGCAGGTACTCCTTGCTGCGCCACACGACAAACCCAACGCCGGGATAGGTCAGGCCGTACTTGTGGCCGCTGACATTGATCGACACCACCCGGGGTAGCCGAAAATCCCACTTCAGCTCGGGATGCAGGAACGGCACCACAAAGCCCCCGCTGGCGGCATCGACGTGCACCGGGACGTCCACACCTCCGCCGGCGGCCAGTTTGTCGAGCGCCGCGCAGATCTCGGCGATGGGTTCCAGCTCGCCGGTGTAGGTGGTGCCCAGGATCCCCACCACCCCGATGGTGTCCTCGTCGACGGCATCGACGACCTGCTCGGGGGTGATGACGTAACGCCCCTCCTCCATCGGCAGGTAGCGCGGTTCGACGTCGAAGTAGCGGCAGAACTTCTCCCACACCACCTGGACGTTGGAGCCCATCACCAGGTTCGGCGTGCGGCCCTTCCAGCCTTCCTGTTTTCCGGAGCCGACCTTTTCACGCCACCGCCATTTCATCGCCAGACCGCCCAGCATCACCGCCTCGCTGGAGCCGATGGTGGATGCCCCGCAGGCGCTGAACGGGTCGTCGTCGCGCAGATAGTCGGCGTGGAACAGGTCGGCCACCATACACACGCAGCGCTGCTCAATCGCCGCGGTCGCCGGATATTCGTCTTTGTCGATCATGTTCTTGTCGAACGTCTCGGCCATCAGTTTCCCGGCCTCGGGATCCATCCAGGTGGTGACGAAGGTGGCCAGGTTCAGCCGGGAACTGCCGTCGAGCATCAGCTCGTCGTGGATGAAGCGGTACGCCGCCTCCGGATCCATCGATTCCTCGGGCAGCCGTAGCGCCGGCACCGGGGTGGTGAACATTCGTCCGGTGTAGGCGGGCGCGATCGAGTGAGTGGGGACGGACGGATGGGTGCCGGTCATGGCGGATCCTCTCGTGGACGATTACAGAGCGGCCAGGGCGGCGCGGATGTGGGGCACGATGCGCGACGCTGAGGTAGGTGCCTCACCGGGACCCGGGTCGGCGGCCGAGAGCGCCGCGGCGTGGGAGTGGACGTAGGCGGCGGCGGCGGCCGCCTCGGCCGGCTTCAAACCCGCGGCCAGCAGCGCGCCGATCATCCCGGACAGCACATCACCCGACCCGGCGGTGGCCGCCCAGGACTGCCCGGCCGGATTGAGGTAGACCGGGCCGCCGGGGTCGGCGATGACGGTGACGTTGCCCTTGAGCAGAACGGTCGCGCCGAACGTGTCGGCCAGCTTGCGGGTGGCCGAGATCCGGTCGTCGCCGGGCGGCGCCCCGGCCAATCGAGCGAACTCCCCCGCGTGCGGGGTCAGCACCGTCGGCGCGCGCCGGCTGGCCACCAGCTCGGGGTGGGCGGCCAGAATCGTCAGCCCGTCGGCGTCCACCAGCACCGGCAGGTCGGTTCCCAGCGCGAACCACAGGGCGGCGGCGCCGACGTCGTCGGTGCCCAAACCCGGTCCGACCACCCATGCCTGCACCTTCCCGGCCGCCGCGGGAGACGGCGTCGCGATGACCTCGGGCCAGACCGCCAGTACCTGGCGGTGCGCGCTGCCCGCATAGCGGACCATGCCTGAGGTGGCCGCGACCGCGGCGCCGGTGCACAGCACGGCCGCCCCCGGATACGTCGACGAGCCGGCCAGGATGCCGGTCACTCCCTGCGTGTACTTGTCGTCATGCGGGCCCGGGACCGGCCAGCGGGCGGCGACGTCGTCGGCCTCGAAACCGAGCACCGATGTCTTTGAGGTGTCCGGCAGGTCGAGCCCGATGTCGATCAGCGTGACTTCGCCGCAGTCGGCGAGCGCGTGCACGGGCTTGAGGCCACCGAACGTCACCGTCCGCGCGGCGTGCACCGCCGGGCCGGTGATCGCCCCGGTCGCCACGTCGATGCCGCTGGGGATGTCGACGGCGACCACCGGGATCTGGTCGACGTCGACCGCGGCGAACACTTCCGCCGCCGCCGGCCGCAGCGGACCCGAGCCGGAGATGCCGACCACGCCGTCGATGACGAGATCGGTTGTCGTCGAGACACTGTCCACGATGCGACCGCCGGCTTTTCGGAACGCGGCCAGGCCCTTGCGGTGGGTATGGTCCGGGCTGAGCAACACCGCATCCGCGGCCGCGCCGCGACGCAGCACAAAGGTCGACGCCCACAGCGCGTCACCGCCGTTGTCGCCCGAGCCGACGACCGCGCATACCCGTCGGCCGGCCACCCCGCCCGTACGAGCGATTAGCTCGCCGATGATCTCGGTGGCCAGCCCGAAGGCCGCGCGCTTCATCAGGGCGCCATCGGGCAGGCTGGCCAGCAGCGGAGCTTCGGCGTCGCGGATCGCATCTACAGAGTAGTAATGCCGCATCGAATTCAGCATTCCATGCTCGGCTGTGTTTGCGCACAGCGCTCGTTCAGCAGCCGTCCGTACATTCGGTGGCAACGACGAACGGAGGGGCGATGGCGCGGACGGATGACGACACTTGGGACCTGGGAAATAGCGTGGGAGCCACCGCAACCGGCGTGGCCGTGGGCCGCGCGCTGGCCACCCGCGCACCCCAGCCACTGATCAACGACCCGTTCGCCGAGCCGTTGGTGCGCGCCGTCGGCGTGGAGTTCTTCAGCCGCCTGGCCAGCGGCGAACTCGATCCCGCCGCGGTGGACGACAACGGCGACTTCGGGATGCTGGGGATGGCCGACATGATGGGCATCCGCACCCGCTTCTTCGACGACTTCTTCGTGACCGCGGCCGCCGCGGGCGTCCGGCAGGTGGTGATTCTGGCCTCGGGGCTGGACGCCCGTGCGTACCGGCTGCCCTGGCCGGACGCAACGACGGTGTTCGAGATCGACCAGTCGCAGGTCATCGAGTTCAAGAGCGCGACCCTGGCCGACCTGGGCGCCGCCCCGACCGCCGATCGGCGTGCGGTGCCCGTCGACTTACGCCACGACTGGCCGGCCGCGCTGCGCGCCGCGGGACTGGACCCCGGCAAGCCGACCGCGTGGAGCGCCGAGGGCCTGATGCCGTTCTTGCCGCCCGACGCCCAGGATCGGCTGCTGGACAACATCACCGAGCTCAGCGCGCCGGGAAG
The Mycobacterium sp. 050128 genome window above contains:
- the groES gene encoding co-chaperone GroES, with amino-acid sequence MAKVKIKPLEDKILVQANEAETTTASGLVIPDTAKEKPQEGTVVAVGPGRWDEDGDKRIPLDVSEGDTVIYSKYGGTEIKYGGEEYLILSARDVLAVVSK
- the tsaD gene encoding tRNA (adenosine(37)-N6)-threonylcarbamoyltransferase complex transferase subunit TsaD encodes the protein MTTVLAIETSCDETGVGIARLDADGTVTLLADEVASSVDEHVRFGGVVPEIASRAHLEALGPAMRRALDAAELDKPDVVAATIGPGLAGALLVGVAAAKAYSAAWGVPFYAVNHLGGHLAADVYEHGPLPECVALLVSGGHTHLLHVRSLGEPIRELGSTVDDAAGEAYDKVARLLGLGYPGGRVLDELARTGDRDAITFPRGMTGPRDDPHTFSFSGLKTAVARYVESNPDAVQADIAAGFQEAVADVLTMKAVRAAAGLGVQTLLIAGGVAANSRLRELATARCAEAGLALRIPRPRLCTDNGAMIASFAAHLVGAGAAPSPLDVPSDPGLPVVKGQVG
- the rimI gene encoding ribosomal protein S18-alanine N-acetyltransferase — translated: MTACSEPVTIGALTRADAQRCAQLEAQLFDGDDPWPAAAFHRELASAHNHYVGARTAGILVGYAGISRLGRTPPFEYEVHTIGVDPQYQGQGIGRRLLGELLEFADGGVVYLEVRTDNEAAIALYRSVGFVQIGLRKRYYRVSGADAYTMRREAL
- the tsaB gene encoding tRNA (adenosine(37)-N6)-threonylcarbamoyltransferase complex dimerization subunit type 1 TsaB, giving the protein MSLILTLDTATPAVTAGVVRRDGAECTVLAQQVTVDARAHAERLTPNVLAALAEAGLAMTDLDAVVVGCGPGPFTGLRAGMASAAAYGHALDIPVRGVCSLDAIGALTTGDTLVVTDARRREVYWARYNDGFRTAGPAVNAPGDVDPGPATAVAGSPAHAALFGLAVCEPVHPTPAGLVAAVPDWSQPPLPLVALYLRRPDAKPQSVRG
- the tsaE gene encoding tRNA (adenosine(37)-N6)-threonylcarbamoyltransferase complex ATPase subunit type 1 TsaE, with the protein product MRSGSGTATCERVEDTIALGSRLGQQLRAGDVVVLSGPLGAGKTVMAKGIAEAMDVDGPVTSPTYVLARVHPPRRAGAPTMIHVDVYRLLDHQGADLLGELDSLDLDSDLEDAVVVVEWGEGLAERLSERHLDIRLERVSGSDVRIATWEWGRP
- a CDS encoding alpha/beta fold hydrolase, whose protein sequence is MTAVATIVGASVRRSMTQRVTRTEDPYADEDFERLNSDRSYVVTTPDGVPLAVREVGPLDAPLTMVFVHGFCLRMGAFYFQRKRLAEKWGPRVRMVFYDQRGHGRSGAASPETYTLTQLGQDLQSVLTEVAPRGVIVLVGHSMGGMTVLSHARQYPNLYGSRIVGAALISSAAEGVTRSPLGEILKNPAVEALRFTARSAPKLMHRGRNVSRSLIGPILRAASYSDLHVSRSLDAFSQRMMNGTPIPTMVGFLHALETHDETAGLWTLLRIPTLIACGDHDLITPDEYSRKMAASLPRSELVIVNGASHLALLDKPEAINDGLVRLVNRAIPGRMTLWYRRTRQRLRRRG
- the alr gene encoding alanine racemase — translated: MAVTPISLTPGVLAEAVVDLGAIEHNVRVLREHAGSARVMAVVKADGYGHGAIRVARAVLAAGAAELGVATVAEALALRADGICAPVVAWLHPPGIDFGPALLADVEIAVSSVRQLDQVLDAADRTGRTATVTIKVDTGLNRNGVPAAEYPAMLQALGSGVAAGALCLRGLMSHLVFADQPDNPINDVQAQRFREMLAFARDQGVRFEVAHLSNSSATMSRPDLAFDMVRPGIAVYGLSPVPELGDMGLIPAMTVKCAVALVKSVRAGEGVSYAHTWIAPHDTTVALMPVGYADGVFRALGGRLDVLINGRRRPGVGRICMDQFLVDLGPGPVDVAEGDEAILFGPGANGEPTAQDWADLLGTIHYEVVTSPRGRIARTYREAETVGR
- a CDS encoding glutamate decarboxylase, with the protein product MTGTHPSVPTHSIAPAYTGRMFTTPVPALRLPEESMDPEAAYRFIHDELMLDGSSRLNLATFVTTWMDPEAGKLMAETFDKNMIDKDEYPATAAIEQRCVCMVADLFHADYLRDDDPFSACGASTIGSSEAVMLGGLAMKWRWREKVGSGKQEGWKGRTPNLVMGSNVQVVWEKFCRYFDVEPRYLPMEEGRYVITPEQVVDAVDEDTIGVVGILGTTYTGELEPIAEICAALDKLAAGGGVDVPVHVDAASGGFVVPFLHPELKWDFRLPRVVSINVSGHKYGLTYPGVGFVVWRSKEYLPEDLIFRVNYLGGDMPTFTLNFSRAGNQVVGQYYNFLRLGREGYTQVMQSLSATARWLGEQLRVGDHCELISDGSAIPVVSFRLARGLGYTEFDVSHELRGYGWQVPAYTMPDNATDISVLRVVVREGLSADLARALHDDARSALASLDKLKPGGHYRAEHFAH
- a CDS encoding NAD(P)H-hydrate dehydratase → MRHYYSVDAIRDAEAPLLASLPDGALMKRAAFGLATEIIGELIARTGGVAGRRVCAVVGSGDNGGDALWASTFVLRRGAAADAVLLSPDHTHRKGLAAFRKAGGRIVDSVSTTTDLVIDGVVGISGSGPLRPAAAEVFAAVDVDQIPVVAVDIPSGIDVATGAITGPAVHAARTVTFGGLKPVHALADCGEVTLIDIGLDLPDTSKTSVLGFEADDVAARWPVPGPHDDKYTQGVTGILAGSSTYPGAAVLCTGAAVAATSGMVRYAGSAHRQVLAVWPEVIATPSPAAAGKVQAWVVGPGLGTDDVGAAALWFALGTDLPVLVDADGLTILAAHPELVASRRAPTVLTPHAGEFARLAGAPPGDDRISATRKLADTFGATVLLKGNVTVIADPGGPVYLNPAGQSWAATAGSGDVLSGMIGALLAAGLKPAEAAAAAAYVHSHAAALSAADPGPGEAPTSASRIVPHIRAALAAL
- a CDS encoding class I SAM-dependent methyltransferase; protein product: MARTDDDTWDLGNSVGATATGVAVGRALATRAPQPLINDPFAEPLVRAVGVEFFSRLASGELDPAAVDDNGDFGMLGMADMMGIRTRFFDDFFVTAAAAGVRQVVILASGLDARAYRLPWPDATTVFEIDQSQVIEFKSATLADLGAAPTADRRAVPVDLRHDWPAALRAAGLDPGKPTAWSAEGLMPFLPPDAQDRLLDNITELSAPGSQLATENLQGTSDVIQTMADRMREVTEQWREHGFDVEMSDLWYTGERNDVVEYLRSHGWQTTATAVPDLAANYGLSLPPRPAAPGEQETLSSMQYVTATRR